Genomic DNA from Phyllostomus discolor isolate MPI-MPIP mPhyDis1 chromosome 12, mPhyDis1.pri.v3, whole genome shotgun sequence:
CCCAGCCACCAGGCTGGCTTCCTCCTCTCCGCCCTCCCCCTGCAGGGAGGCGTCAGCCGAGTTGCCCAAGACGCCTCGCAGGGGGGACTGCCGCCGCCTCTGTCAGAGCCACACTCCGCAGCTGGGCTCTGGGACGGAGGCGCCTCGGCCAGAGTGAGTGCGGGTCCCCGGCCACCTGCCCGACCCGTCTTACCTGGCTGGCTGCTGAGAGATCAGGGAAAGAcccccaggggggaggggggcagggtctCCCAGGGATCTCCCCGCAGAGGCCTGcgcggtgggtgggtgggcgagAGGCTAGGGTCCAGGGTCCGGGGCCACTAGCTTTCCCAGATGGCTGCCGGGACCGCAGGGCTTTCCCGGTGACCGCCTTCCCGCCCGGCCGAGCGTGGAGCAGGGCCCGGCACATATGCCTGCTTAGAAAGGGAGGGTGGAATGcagaactttttcattaaaaagaaaaaaaaaaaagactacgcCCAAAACCTACCCTAGCCTGTTTCGGCCGCTGGTCTGAAGAGCCCCTGAACTTCAGCTAAAACCTCTAAACTCCTAAAGCGACCTTCGAGTTCTGCTCCGCGCCCCGGACCCTTGTAAGGAGCGCCCGTGGGGACAGGCCGGCTGCGGGCGCCGCATCCCTGTGGGGCTCCAAGGCCCGGCTGCTGGGCTGCGACTCGCCCTCCGACCCCCATGCCTCCTGCTGGGGCTCCGAGCTCCCCTCCCGGGCAGCCTGGGCCCCGAGGGGGCCGTGAGAGATGCAGGGCATGGGGGGCAACCCTGGGGGTCTGGCGCGGAGGGTTTGCCGACCGACCTGGATGCTCTGCTTTGCAGCGTGACGAGCGGCGATGGCAGTCAACAAGGGCCCGACCTTGCTGGACGGAGACCACCCGGTGAGTGACCGGGGCTTCggtgggggcgaggggagggCGCCGGGGCGGGAAGAAGCCGAGGGAGGAGGCTTGGGGGCCTCAGAGCAGGAGGCGCTGAAGCTCAGGGAGCGCTGCGTCTGGCAGGGCTCCGTTAGAGGCCCCGGGGGGACAGAGGTGCTTGTGGAAAGCTAAGGACTTTGGGGAGAAGGGGCAGACATGCTGGCTGGGGGGGAGAGGAGACGAGACCTGGGACAGAAGCCTgtgccctgtccccctgccccccccccccaccgtgcaTGTCCACTCAGGGCCAGGGCGCAGCCTGTGCTGCTGTgtgtgggaaggggctgggggcagcgtGTTCGGTGTTGGGGGTCGAGCCTGGGCTGCGAGGCGCCTGGTGGGGGGTCGGGGCGGGGCTCACCAGTGGGCTGACCTCACCAGAGGGCTCCGGGGCCCTGGGGGCGCCTCCCCGGGGGGCAGGTGAGGGCACGGGGCCGTGTGAACacccccgtccccccacccccatgccaggAGCAGGAGAACGTGCTGCAGCGGGTGCTGCAGCTGCCCGTGGTCAGCGGCACGTGCGAGTGCGTGCAGAAGACCTACGCCAGCACCAAGGAAGCCCACCCGCTGGTGGCCTCCGTGTGCAGCGCCTACGAGAAGGGTGTGCAGGGCGCCAGCAGCCTGGCCGCCTGGAGCATGGAGCCGGTGGTCCGCCGGCTGTCCACCCAGTGTGAGTCCCCGAGGCCCTCTGTCCGGTCACCTGACAGAGGCTTGTCTGTCTGCCCCCGTGTCTGTCCGACTCGTCCCCTAGTCTTCTCAGCTACAGCTGCAGGCGCCACGGCTCTGCGGGTGCAGATGTGGGCACAGACtcgtccctcccctctccagatGCCCAGTGGGCATTCCCCTCGGGTGACAGTGATGGGCCGGagagcaggcaggaggggcaggcagagctgTGCGGGCAGCAGTGGCAGAGAGGCCGCGGCAGACCGGACACCTGCCGCAGCTCCCGGTCCAGCAGCAGGAACTCACAGGGGCCCTCGGAGGCAGGGCCAGCGGCCGCAGGGCCGGCCTGCGGGGCTGTGGGCAGTGGAGGGCCAGGGGAGGCCTCTGGACCCAGCAGCTGATGTGCCAGCTCGTGACAGGCGGGGGCAGCACCCTTCGTCCATGCCTGACAGTGAGGGACCGGGGGCTCAGGCAGCTTATGGCCGGCCAGAAGCCGCTCCtggctgtgggcggggctgccCCACTCCCCAGCTCCCACACGGGGGCAGAAGCCGGCCTGTCTCCAGGTGTCACAGCAAAGGGGCCAGAGATGGCGGAGGGCCACAGGCCCCGTGAGGCTCTggagagagcagggctgggggtgaggcccCGGGCCCTTCCTTGGCACAGAGGCCACGGCTGGGCCCTCCTGGCGCGGGGCGGCTCACCGAGGCATGGCCCTTTGCTTCAGTCATAGCTGCCAACGAGCTGGCCTGCCGGGGCCTGGACCACCTGGAGGAGAGGATCCCCGCCCTGCAGTACCCCCCTGAAAAGGTGAGCCCTTCCCTCCTTGCCCTGGGTGCCCCCCACTGCCTCGAGGGCTGGGGTGCGGCGAGCTGCGGATTCTATGATGGGGCCTCCTGCCCCTGCGGGCAGCGCCCTCGAGGGCCGGTGGCGCTGCCTGCCCCAGAGGCCACTTGGCGtgcgtccccctccccccagggagcCAAACGGAGGCAGGCTTCCTGGCACCGGCAGGCGCAAGGAGGGGTCCCCCATTCCTGACCCTCCTCTCCCCGAGACGCCCCGTGGGCCTGTGCCGGACCGAGTGGTGACTGTAGCCACCTAAGGTCACGGGTCACACGGGCCCCAGGCTGGCGGTCCCATGTCCTCACGGTCCAACCCTTTGGACCACAAGGCTGGAGGGACCCTCCCCCTGGGTGCAGGGTCCTGGGGGGTCTGCTGTGGGCTCAGCTGCGCCAGGGGCCTTGGGGCGCCGGTCTCTGAGCTCGTCTGCCCACCACAGGGGTGTGGTCCCACCCGTGCCGGGTGTGGGGCTTCTAGAGCGGTCTCCCGTGACAAAGATCCGTGCCCGGGACCTCTAAGCGAGCCCGGccctcctccccacgccccccagATCGCGTCCGAGCTGAAGGACACCATCTCCACCCGCCTCCGCAGCGCCCGCAACAGCATCAGCATGCCCATCACCAGCACCTCGGACAAGGTCCTGGGGGCCGCCCTGGCCGGCTGTGAGCTCGCCTGGGGGGTGGCCAAAGGCACTGCCGAGTACGCCGCCGGCACCCGCGCCGGCCGCCTGGCCTCGGGAGGGGCCGACCTGGCCCTGAGCGGCGTGGAGAAGGTGGTCGAgtgcctcctccctccagccacGGACGAGTCAGGTACCTGCCGGGAGGGGCCGGCAGGCCcaccgtggggggtgggggcccccccCATGCTGCCTGGGAATCGGTGGAGCCAGCAGGGGCGGCcactgggagggggaagggagcagcCCACATCGCCAGGGagcccagcagagctgggagagctggggcagcagctcctcTGACCACCCTCGCCCGtctggcccccgccccctccagcgcCCGCTCCAGGCCGCCAGCACCCCCACGCGCCTCCCAAGACCAAGCCAAGCCTCGTGAGCAGGGTGGGGGCCCTGGCCAACACCCTGTCCCGGCACACCTTCCAGACCACAGCCCAGGTGCTGAAGCAGGGCCACGCCCTGGCCATGTGGGTCCCCGGCGTGTCGCCCCTGGTGAGTGTCCGCCCTGAGCTCTGACCGGCCCCGGCCTGGGCTGGACTTTGGGTCTCAGGACGAGGGGTCTTGAAGGGGCCGAGGGCCAGTACTCGAGGCCGCAGGGGAAGAGCAAGGCCAGCCCACCGCCGTTTCTGTCTCCCGTGCTCCCACCGGTCCCATCCCCCTTCATCCCCCCAGCTGGTGCTCTTGCTCTGGGCCCTCCCGCCTGGGGGGGAGCAGAGACCCCCGGCTGCTGTCCCACACCAGGGAGTGTCGTCAGTGACAGCCAAGGCTCGGAGACAGCCCCAGCTGGGCAGTGTCCCCGTGTGACCCCAGGTGTCTGATTTCCCTCCCGGGGGCTTCTGATTTGCCATCTGCTGCCCCAAAGGCGCagctgcccttccccagcccGGGGAGGgccaactcccccccccccaccctgtccctctgCGCGTGTGAGCGGCTGAGGCCAGAGACGGACACAAACACAGGTTCAAAGCACAGAGGTCAGCGCACACTTTTCAGCCATCACCTGGGGGACCCTTTCAAAAGCCTCGTTGGCCCGGCCTATTCACCCAGGCTAATGTTTGCTGTgaacctactgtgtgctggtTCCCCTGGCTCCAATAGAAAGGCAGGAGTGGCCATTCCCGTGTCCCCTACACCGGGGGCCGCTAACCAGGGGGCCTGCTGGCTTCCCCCGCGGACACCCTGGCCCGCCCGAGGGTTTCCCTCTCAAGGATGTGCCAGGACCCGGCTCAGGTGCACACACATGCCCAGTGACCAGCAGAAACGGGAGCCATGGTCCCCCAGACGGCTGTGGGAAGTGCTCCCTCGGCTTGCTTTCTCCTGAGCCGAGAGCAGCGAGAACCTGGACTCCCAGCGCCAGTAGGGGCGGGGTGTCAcccaggaaagagggaggggtgCCTCACGGTGTCGTGTTGAGCTAGAGAAGCCCTTCACGACAACACACTCCGTGTTGCAGTCCATTCGTGTGAAGTCGAGAAATAGGCAGAACCAGTGAGAGAGGTCAGGATGCGGTGTCCAGCAGGGGGTGCTGACCAGGCAGGGGGCACAGGGAGTCTCCTGGGCGGCCGAACGTGGTCCCCACCGCGACCTGTGCTGGTCACCCAGGTGCGCGCTGAGAACGGTCCCCGGCGCTGTCCGCTAAAGACGTGGGCACTCACCACGCGGTGACCAGTCGTAAGAGCAGTCCGCTGGGGCTGGGCCCCgtgcccttccccaccctgccccccaccccagggcgaGGGACTTCAGCTGTGGGGGCTGAAGCCAGGGACCCCCCCATCTGCTCCCCCAGAGCAGCCTGGCCCAGTGGGGCGCGTCGGCGGCCATGCAGGTGGTGTCCCGGCGGCGCAGCGAGGTGCGGGTGCCCTGGCTGCACAGCCTGGCCGCCGCCCAGGACGAGGACCACGAGGACCAGACGGACAGTGAGGGGGAGGacagcaaggaggaggaggaggatgaagaggaggaggtcGAGGAGAAGCTCAGTGAGGTGAGAGCAGAGCCAAGGGGGCACAGGAGCCCCCAGGCCCCGCGGCCCGAGGAGGGGCAAGAGGCAGAGGCCCCGGGGTGAGGCCTGCAGTGCAGCGGGCAGACCCTCCacgcccgcccgccggccccaCGGCAGCCCCGGAGGAGACAGAGTCGGGGCAGAGGCTTGTGCACGCGTGCAGAGAGGGCACGCAGCCTGCTGAGGCCACAGGCGGGTGGCAGGGCCAGGGTCCACGTTCTCCCCCTGCCCGGGCCTGGGGGTGGCGCGGAGGGGAAGGGCCCGGGAgctgctgtgggaggggctgacCGGCTCTCCTCCCCAGGTGGCAGCCCCGCCCGGGCCGCGGGGCCTCCTGGGCAGCGTGGCGCAGGCCCTGCACAAGGCCTTCCGGGGCACCGTCGCCGTCGTGACCTGGGCGCCTGCCACGGTGCTGGGCACTGCGGGGCGGGTGCTGGGCCTCTCACCAGCCCGGGCTGCCGCCCCGACCAAGGGGCGGGCCATGTCCCTGTCGGACGCCCTGAAGGGGGTGACAGACAACGTGGTGGACACGGTGGTGCACTACGTGCCGGTGAGTTCCGGCCCCCGCCCCTGAGGGGCCGCAGCACCCCAAGATGTCTGCCAGGGGGCTCGGCAGCCAGCTGGTCCACCTCGGGCCCGAAACAGAACCTCGCAGGGACATCCTGACCCGGGCGGGGGCCGTGTGTGGGCCGTGCCAAGCCTAAAACTGGATGGGCCccaggatggggcagggaggCTACTGAGCTGCCACTGAAAGACCCCCGGGGGTCCAGCCACTTCGTCACAGGGCCTGCCTTGCTGTGGGGGTCTGGGCCATGGAGACCCGCAGAGCAGGCAGGGCGCAGCTGTCTCCCCTCAGCATCCCATCCAGCTGTACCAGAAGCCCCTGTGGCACCACCCAGCCTGTGCCCCCCTGACGGCTGCTCCGGGGAGGCGGGACcggaggtggtgggtgggaggCGCAAGGTGAGACCCACCCGGTCCTGATGGGGCTGCCGGGTCCTCAGCTCCCCAGGCTGTCGCTGATGGAGCCCGAGAGCGAGTTCCGGGACATCGACAACCCGCCGGATGAGACCGAGCGCAGGGCGTCTGTGGCGCGATCAGCCAGCCCGGAGCCCATGGCGCGCCCGGCGCAGCACCGAGGCAGCCTGCGCAGCGCGAGGGTGCAGAGCCTGGAGGACAGAGCGGACCCACCTGCCGCATCGCGCCCGGCCTTCCCGGCCGCGCCCCGGGAGAAGCCTGCGCGCAGGGTCAGCGACAGCTTCTTCCGGCCCAGCGTCATGGAGCCCATCCTGAGCCGCGCGCAGTACAACCAGCTGCGCAAGAAGAGCTAAGCGCCCCTCCGCCGCGCCCAAGGAGCCAGGGCCGTGTGCGTCCACGGCAGCGTGGACGTCTTCAAAGTAGTCCCCCGGGGGCCCTGCGCCGCGGCACACGTGGTCTTGTCTTCGCGCATCTCTGGGGGCCTTAGCCTGCGGccaatttcaaagaaaaatctgaGCAGCAAAGTGCTTTGATTCTGCCTCGTTTGTTTTACTAAAAGGTTCCTTGCTTAATTTAACGTCTCCCTTCTTTCTTCAAACTGTGGCCAGACACCATGGGGCTGGGTCCCAGGTTTCGGTCCGTCCTCTGCAGACAAACAGCTGCCTCCCCTGAGCCGTTTGTCACTAACCTGAAAGGCCACCCGAGCGAGTGCTGGACACGCTGTCAGGCTCCGAGGCTCCCGAGTGTGCAGCCGCTCGGCGGCGACTCTGAAGGAATCTG
This window encodes:
- the PLIN1 gene encoding perilipin-1, whose translation is MAVNKGPTLLDGDHPEQENVLQRVLQLPVVSGTCECVQKTYASTKEAHPLVASVCSAYEKGVQGASSLAAWSMEPVVRRLSTQFIAANELACRGLDHLEERIPALQYPPEKIASELKDTISTRLRSARNSISMPITSTSDKVLGAALAGCELAWGVAKGTAEYAAGTRAGRLASGGADLALSGVEKVVECLLPPATDESAPAPGRQHPHAPPKTKPSLVSRVGALANTLSRHTFQTTAQVLKQGHALAMWVPGVSPLSSLAQWGASAAMQVVSRRRSEVRVPWLHSLAAAQDEDHEDQTDSEGEDSKEEEEDEEEEVEEKLSEVAAPPGPRGLLGSVAQALHKAFRGTVAVVTWAPATVLGTAGRVLGLSPARAAAPTKGRAMSLSDALKGVTDNVVDTVVHYVPLPRLSLMEPESEFRDIDNPPDETERRASVARSASPEPMARPAQHRGSLRSARVQSLEDRADPPAASRPAFPAAPREKPARRVSDSFFRPSVMEPILSRAQYNQLRKKS